One Loxodonta africana isolate mLoxAfr1 chromosome 8, mLoxAfr1.hap2, whole genome shotgun sequence DNA window includes the following coding sequences:
- the FZD1 gene encoding frizzled-1, which yields MAEEEAPKKSQAAGGGSWELCVGALPARRAAEGSGDRGNGRRPPSDPGRLARRLLLLLWLLEAPLLLGVQAQAAGQGPGQGPGPGQQPPPPPPQQQQSGQQYNGERGISIPDHGYCQPISIPLCTDIAYNQTIMPNLLGHTNQEDAGLEVHQFYPLVKVQCSAELKFFLCSMYAPVCTVLEQALPPCRSLCERARQGCEALMNKFGFQWPDTLKCEKFPVHGAGELCVGQNTSDKGTPTPSLLPEFWTSNPQYGGGGHRSGGGGFLGGAGASDRGKFSCPRALKVPSYLNYHFLGEKDCGAPCEPTKVYGLMYFGPEELRFSRTWIGIWSVLCCASTLFTVLTYLVDMRRFSYPERPIIFLSGCYTAVAVAYIAGFLLEDRVVCNDKFTEDGARTVAQGTKKEGCTILFMMLYFFSMASSIWWVILSLTWFLAAGMKWGHEAIEANSQYFHLAAWAVPAIKTITILALGQVDGDVLSGVCFVGLNNVDALRGFVLAPLFVYLFIGTSFLLAGFVSLFRIRTIMKHDGTKTEKLEKLMVRIGVFSVLYTVPATIVIACYFYEQAFRDQWERSWVAQSCKSYAIPCPHLQAGGGAPPHPPMSPDFTVFMIKYLMTLIVGITSGFWIWSGKTLNSWRKFYTRLTNSKQGETTV from the coding sequence ATGGCTGAGGAGGAGGCGCCTAAGAAGTCCCAGGCCGCCGGCGGCGGGAGCTGGGAACTTTGTGTGGGGGCGCTCCCTGCCCGGCGGGCGGCGGAGGGGAGCGGGGACAGGGGCAACGGTCGCCGCCCCCCATCTGACCCCGGGCGCTTGGCGCgccggctgctgctgctgctttggcTGCTAGAGGCTCCACTGCTGCTGGGGGTCCAGGCTCAGGCGGCGGGCCAGGGGCCGGGGCAAGGGCCCGGGCCAGGCCAGcagcccccgccgccgccgcctcagcAGCAGCAGAGCGGGCAACAGTACAACGGCGAGCGAGGCATCTCCATTCCGGACCACGGCTACTGCCAGCCTATCTCCATCCCGCTGTGCACGGACATCGCGTACAACCAGACCATCATGCCCAACCTGCTGGGCCACACGAACCAGGAGGACGCAGGCCTCGAGGTGCACCAGTTCTATCCGCTGGTGAAGGTCCAGTGCTCCGCTGAGCTTAAGTTCTTCTTGTGCTCCATGTACGCGCCCGTGTGCACCGTGCTGGAGCAGGCGCTGCCGCCCTGCCGCTCCCTGTGCGAGCGCGCGCGCCAGGGTTGCGAGGCGCTCATGAACAAGTTCGGCTTCCAGTGGCCCGACACGCTCAAGTGCGAGAAGTTCCCGGTGCACGGCGCCGGCGAGCTGTGCGTGGGCCAGAACACGTCCGACAAAGGCACTCCGACGCCCTCGCTGCTGCCGGAGTTCTGGACTAGCAATCCCCAGTACGGCGGCGGGGGCCACCGCAGCGGCGGAGGCGGCTTCCTGGGGGGCGCCGGCGCGTCGGACCGAGGCAAGTTCTCGTGCCCTCGTGCCCTCAAGGTACCCTCGTACCTCAATTACCACTTTCTGGGGGAGAAGGACTGCGGGGCGCCCTGTGAGCCAACCAAGGTGTACgggctcatgtactttgggccgGAGGAGCTGCGCTTCTCGCGCACCTGGATCGGCATCTGGTCGGTACTATGCTGCGCCTCCACACTCTTCACGGTGCTTACGTACCTGGTGGACATGCGGCGCTTTAGCTACCCCGAGCGACCCATCATCTTCCTGTCTGGCTGCTACACGGCTGTGGCCGTGGCCTACATTGCCGGCTTCCTGCTGGAGGACCGGGTGGTGTGTAACGACAAGTTCACCGAGGATGGAGCGCGCACGGTGGCGCAGGGCACCAAGAAGGAGGGCTGCACCATCCTCTTCATGATGCTCTACTTCTTCAGCATGGCCAGCTCCATCTGGTGGGTGATCCTGTCACTCACCTGGTTTCTGGCGGCCGGCATGAAGTGGGGCCATGAGGCCATCGAGGCCAACTCGCAGTACTTTCACCTGGCCGCCTGGGCGGTGCCGGCCATCAAGACCATCACCATCTTGGCGCTGGGCCAAGTGGACGGCGACGTGCTGAGCGGGGTATGCTTCGTGGGGCTTAACAACGTGGACGCACTGCGCGGTTTTGTGCTGGCGCCTCTCTTCGTGTACTTATTCATAGGTACGTCTTTCCTGCTGGCTGGCTTCGTGTCGCTCTTCCGCATCCGCACCATTATGAAGCACGACGGCACCAAAACCGAGAAGCTGGAGAAGCTCATGGTGCGCATCGGGGTCTTCAGCGTGCTCTACACGGTGCCAGCCACCATCGTCATCGCCTGCTACTTCTATGAGCAGGCCTTCCGGGACCAGTGGGAGCGCAGCTGGGTGGCCCAGAGCTGCAAGAGCTACGCCatcccctgcccccacctccaGGCGGGTGGGGGCGCCCCGCCTCACCCGCCCATGAGCCCAGACTTCACAGTCTTCATGATCAAGTACCTTATGACACTGATCGTGGGCATCACGTCAGGCTTCTGGATCTGGTCGGGCAAGACCCTCAACTCCTGGAGGAAATTCTACACCAGGCTCACCAACAGCAAACAGGGGGAGACCACCGTCTGA